From the genome of Balaenoptera ricei isolate mBalRic1 chromosome 13, mBalRic1.hap2, whole genome shotgun sequence:
GCATTGTAATTGTCCTCCAGCCTTATTTCAGtagtcttccccctccccccaataatcctttcaaatataatctctatTTCCCTATTTGTTTTTacgtgacagtttttttttttttttttttacataaatacttggacaaaacatttattattttaaactaagGGACATTTGTTACAGCAGGAATATTCTACTGGGTCAGGCAGTTCAGTGAAAGGTGCAtcctttgttcctttgttcctccctccctcccttccttcctatttctttctgtctctgtctctctctctccctttctatctctctccctctctatctttttcttccttttttcctttttttttttttaaatagatcttggagtataattgcttcacaatactgtgttagtttctgttgcacaacaaaggaaatcatcCATATGCATGCACGTGTCCCCATATCGCTTCCCttccagcctccctatcccacccctctaggtcatcgcacaGAGGCCATCTCCCTTTTACTTGATAGTTTTTAGTGCTGGGATTCAGATTGATACTGGGCCTCACCTACAGACCCCTGCTATCCCCACACAGGTAAAGGCACCCTGTGAGTCGTTTGAACTCTTCTTCAGGAGAGCAATTCTGGGATCCCGTGGTGAGTTCAACTTTCAAACCAGTTCTCCAGAAATCTTGTCTGTTGAAGCCACTGGTAAGGAGTTACTTTGATTCCTTAGGGCAAAGAGACTTTTCTATGGATGGCCTTTATGTGAGGcctcttctttttcctgttcttcttttttgtcccagcaccatttgataAAGAGAGGACTCTTCCCTggtcaaaaatcaactgacccTAGAtatgttggtttatttctggactcaaaattctgttccatttatctatatatctgtcCTTACACCAGTGCTGTTATCCAATGGGGGTTCTGTTGCTTGCCGCTTACAAAGTCAGTTACATACTCACAAATGTTGGTAGCAAAGGTGCCTCTAATCAGAAtgccggggacttccctggtggcgcagtggttaagaatccacctgccaattcaggggacacgggtttgagccctggtccgggcagattccacatgctatggagcaactaagcccgagcgccacaactactgagcctgtgctctagagcccgtgagccacaactactgagcacacatgccacaactactgaagcctgtgtgcctagagcccgtgctcctcaacaagagaagccactgcaatgagaagcccacgcaccacaacaaagagtagcccccactcactgcaactagagaaagcctgcgtgcaacaatgaagacccaatgcaaccaacaataaaataaataaataataaatgaatttttttttttcatcattaacTTGGAATCTTTATTCTTGATGATTTTGTAATAGGCTTATCCTTAGTTGGTTAAGCAGACTCTCATTTCGCTATGAGAACTCATTCAAATTTGCTAAAGGAACTATGATGATAAAATTACACAGCCAAGTTGGGAAAAATACCCATGAAATAACACAACTTTTTATAAAATTGTCAGGTTTCAATTCCAGTAACTCATAAGACAGGGCCTAAAGCCTATTCATAATCAGTCATTCCAGAATGAGGAGCTATTGCCAGAAACTTTCTATGGGAtgggaaaaggaataaaagatggTCAGTACTGATAAATACAGGTTTAATGATACAGTGCTCTTCACAGACGGCTACAGAGACTGTAAACTATTATCCAGAAACATACAACCACACAACACAGACCACTTAGCCAGATATAAAATAAACTGGCTTCTTGTAACTACCCTGTAAACACTGCAGCCCTTCTTCCATCCAAAACTGACCCTAATCTCACATGAAAACAGTTATTGTAGGGGAATGAGAAACCCAGCTTTGTGGCCAAAagtaaaaaccaaaggaaaaatagcAATTCAGTGGTTAGCTGGTGAAGGCGGGAATCTGGTGCCCTTCACTGCGCTGCTTTGCTCTTCTTACTCTTGCTCTTTTTGTCCCTCTTCTTCAGCCCATCCATGTTAGCTCTCAGTAGGTTTGAATAAGCCATCTGAAACTTATTCACTTCTTTGGAGCTCACCACAGTGCTGATCTTCTTTTTCCCGTCAGTAGCTCTTAACAGACACTTGTTGTCTGAGGGCTCAAAGCCCTCCACAGAACCCTTCCTTGGAATGGGTTTAGTTCGACCATCATACTTCTTCAGGGTGATGAACACGCTGCCCGACAACCGGCACTTCTGGAAGAGCCTGGTCAGCTCCGTCAGGAACTGCTCACTCTCCAGCAGCACCATCCTGACCCTGCTGCCTCCGCTCCGTCAGCATAAGCCCCAAGCCGTTAGAGCCGGAAGTTTCactaaatgaatttattaaaacaaaaatcagaatgcTGGCAATCTGGGGTGATGGTGGACTCAAGGTCCTCCAAAAACCACCCCCGAaaattctgctcagccatgaaagttttaaagggaaggagggaagtaatctcagttaatcattgagatatGGGGTCAGAGTCGTTACCATCCCCCACCTGCCTGCAGGCTCATTGACTTCTTGTGATCTTCCTCTAGATGTTATCATACAGTTTGGTTCACACAGTTTGGTCACACAGTTTGTTCaggagattactgaaggggaaggtAGGGAAGAGAtttggtcatctgttaattacttattcttcattttgacttctttgatctatggaaagaaccGACAAGTTAGGCAAAGTATTGTgtgattaaaagatttgaaaggtgtgtgtgggccagagatgagtagagcatgggggttAAAAATTAGTTATAGTATAGCTTTGCTAAAATGACAAGAAAGGCGGTTTTCTGCTGAGGTTGATctcctgcaaagagctgcttacagtaccataatgttttaattactgcagctttgtagtaggtttttaaatcaggaagtgtgagtcctccaactttgttctttttaaaaattgttttggtttttccagGTCCCTTGC
Proteins encoded in this window:
- the LOC132347123 gene encoding signal recognition particle 14 kDa protein, encoding MVLLESEQFLTELTRLFQKCRLSGSVFITLKKYDGRTKPIPRKGSVEGFEPSDNKCLLRATDGKKKISTVVSSKEVNKFQMAYSNLLRANMDGLKKRDKKSKSKKSKAAQ